The following are encoded together in the Fimbriiglobus ruber genome:
- a CDS encoding YcxB family protein — translation MLGLLAFGAGLLYAFWFPLTYKSRVEGLLRAHLQKNGSRGIVGPITLILTDDSLTEITEITRSEARWQNIQRVDVSGDYTFIYVNSSSAAILPRHGFDSGEEYEAVRDFALARSGHQF, via the coding sequence ATGCTCGGGTTGTTAGCTTTCGGAGCCGGCTTACTCTACGCATTCTGGTTTCCACTGACTTACAAATCTCGGGTTGAGGGGTTACTCCGTGCGCACCTTCAGAAAAATGGTTCGCGGGGCATTGTCGGTCCGATCACATTGATACTTACCGACGATTCGCTGACAGAGATTACTGAGATTACGCGATCTGAGGCTCGGTGGCAAAACATTCAAAGAGTGGACGTCTCAGGTGATTATACGTTCATCTACGTAAACAGCTCTTCAGCGGCCATTTTGCCGCGACACGGGTTTGATTCAGGCGAAGAGTACGAGGCCGTCCGCGACTTCGCTCTGGCTCGTTCGGGGCATCAATTCTAA
- a CDS encoding ISKra4 family transposase — protein sequence MTCPHCRESARCKGFKSRQLVSLFGPLEYSRHYYLCRHCHHGISPLDGVLGLRAHDLTPAADEVVCLSGLEDSFATAADTVLPRLAGLRVSESTVQRATEAAGERLAEAQHAGQTFGPSTPWAWHKDADGKTVGYVSVDATGVGQQGSRGAKAEGRMAYIGMIDNPVPEERPRWANPTAAKRPEWKARYVSQVRSLAELAEPLRRQASQVNLGGADRWVALSDGGIGLEDFLRANFPRVEAVILDFYHVAEYVAKLSRVLHPGDADADRRWRETTCEELKTSGGSAVLEKVRSLDLADRAGAASVRAEVVTYFTNQTHRMDYPHYLAQGWQIGSGPVESACKTVIGERMKGGGMRWGEDGADAMSHLRALFCSSDNQWAAFWSKN from the coding sequence ATGACGTGCCCGCACTGCCGGGAATCGGCCCGGTGCAAGGGATTCAAGTCCCGTCAATTGGTCAGCCTGTTCGGTCCGCTCGAGTACTCCCGGCACTACTACTTGTGCCGGCACTGCCACCACGGGATATCGCCCCTGGACGGGGTGCTCGGGTTACGGGCTCACGACCTGACCCCGGCCGCCGACGAGGTCGTCTGCCTGTCCGGGTTGGAGGATAGTTTCGCCACGGCCGCCGACACGGTGTTGCCGCGGTTGGCCGGTCTGCGAGTGAGTGAGTCGACGGTCCAGCGGGCGACCGAGGCCGCCGGCGAGCGGTTGGCCGAAGCCCAACATGCGGGCCAGACGTTCGGCCCGTCGACCCCGTGGGCGTGGCACAAGGATGCCGACGGGAAAACGGTCGGTTACGTGTCGGTCGACGCCACCGGCGTCGGGCAACAAGGTTCCCGCGGTGCCAAGGCCGAGGGGCGGATGGCGTACATCGGGATGATTGACAACCCGGTCCCCGAGGAACGCCCACGGTGGGCGAATCCGACGGCGGCCAAGCGACCGGAGTGGAAGGCCCGGTACGTGTCCCAGGTGCGGTCGCTCGCGGAGTTGGCCGAGCCGTTGCGGCGACAAGCCTCCCAGGTGAATCTGGGCGGTGCCGATCGATGGGTCGCGTTGTCCGACGGGGGCATTGGGTTGGAGGACTTCCTGCGGGCGAATTTCCCCCGTGTGGAAGCCGTCATCTTGGACTTCTACCACGTGGCCGAATACGTCGCCAAACTGTCCCGCGTCCTGCATCCGGGGGACGCGGACGCGGACCGGCGATGGCGGGAGACGACGTGCGAGGAACTCAAGACCTCCGGCGGATCCGCCGTGCTAGAGAAGGTCCGGTCGTTGGATCTCGCCGACCGGGCCGGGGCGGCGAGTGTTCGTGCGGAGGTCGTGACGTACTTCACGAATCAGACCCATCGGATGGATTACCCGCACTACTTGGCCCAGGGCTGGCAGATCGGCAGTGGTCCGGTGGAGAGTGCCTGCAAGACGGTCATCGGGGAACGCATGAAGGGCGGGGGAATGCGTTGGGGCGAGGACGGCGCCGATGCGATGAGCCACTTGCGCGCGCTGTTTTGTAGCTCGGATAACCAGTGGGCGGCGTTTTGGTCTAAGAATTAG
- a CDS encoding ISAs1 family transposase, giving the protein MTTPLAPKTTPLATVFTDVPDPRQQTKNTKHQLTDILVIATCAVLAGAQTWEAIALYGRTKETFFRTFLALPNGIPSHDTFYNVFRALDPDAFATRFGAWMAAACRATGLIPIAIDGKSVRGTKKATATGCLHTVSAWATANRVTLGQVSVPDGSNEIAVMPELLRVLELKGALVTIDAAGCQVENARIIRDREGDYLLTVKGNQPTLLAAVEDVFASACATDFAGVKYDQHATSEKGHGRHDERYVTVIYDPKGIPDVWQGVKAVVQVNRERTVDGKTTHTTHYYLSSYAGAAAMMAGVIRGHWGIENPQPDDWRSNNLCEVGGTGYDRTRGPSGAGRVVRPAPRPRRHPMSDNDPVLGPPRR; this is encoded by the coding sequence ATGACGACGCCCCTGGCCCCGAAGACGACGCCCCTGGCGACCGTGTTCACCGATGTTCCGGATCCCCGCCAACAAACGAAGAACACGAAGCACCAATTGACCGACATCCTGGTGATTGCCACGTGTGCCGTCTTGGCTGGTGCCCAGACGTGGGAAGCCATCGCCTTGTACGGACGGACCAAGGAGACGTTCTTCCGCACATTCCTCGCCCTCCCGAACGGAATCCCGAGTCACGACACGTTTTATAACGTGTTCCGGGCTCTCGATCCGGATGCCTTCGCGACCCGGTTCGGGGCCTGGATGGCGGCCGCGTGTCGGGCCACGGGGTTGATCCCGATCGCGATCGACGGGAAGTCCGTCCGCGGGACGAAAAAGGCGACGGCGACCGGGTGTCTGCACACGGTGAGCGCGTGGGCGACGGCCAACCGGGTGACCCTCGGCCAGGTGTCCGTGCCCGACGGGTCGAACGAGATCGCCGTCATGCCCGAACTGCTCCGGGTGCTGGAATTGAAGGGTGCCCTGGTGACGATCGACGCGGCCGGGTGCCAGGTCGAGAATGCCCGCATCATTCGTGACCGCGAGGGTGACTATCTGCTGACGGTGAAGGGCAACCAACCGACTCTCCTGGCGGCCGTCGAGGACGTGTTCGCGTCGGCCTGCGCGACCGACTTCGCGGGCGTCAAGTACGACCAGCACGCCACGAGTGAGAAGGGGCACGGGCGGCACGACGAGCGGTATGTGACGGTGATTTATGACCCGAAAGGAATCCCCGACGTGTGGCAGGGTGTGAAGGCCGTAGTCCAGGTGAATCGGGAGCGGACGGTCGACGGGAAAACGACTCACACGACCCATTACTACTTAAGCAGTTACGCCGGTGCGGCGGCGATGATGGCCGGTGTGATCCGCGGGCATTGGGGGATCGAGAACCCCCAGCCAGACGACTGGCGAAGCAACAACTTGTGCGAGGTCGGGGGGACCGGTTACGATCGCACTCGAGGCCCTTCTGGCGCTGGCCGCGTGGTGCGACCAGCGCCCCGGCCACGGAGGCACCCCATGTCCGACAACGACCCCGTCCTCGGTCCCCCCCGTCGCTAG
- a CDS encoding recombinase family protein, with protein sequence MTATPRDLSPSPKVRPWHLDRGAIVYVRQSTPQQVADHQESTARQYALTDRASALGWTRERVTVIDDDLGKSGQSIEGRPGFQRLLAEVALDRIGLILGLEMSRRARSCKDGHQLLELCARFRVLLADADGVFDPTDHSDRLLLGLHGMMNEAELHVLKQRMHQGKLNKARRGELIVSVPVGYLKHPSGQVTLDPDEQAQGVVRLIFDEFDRQGTVHGILRHLIAHGIRLPVRSTAGGSGGPLQWRPPGRETIRQILRHPIYAGAYRYGHRPTDPRRQTAGHPKSGRNSGLAADECLVFLRDRFPAYISWERFEANQLRLAANRSRAGSPGAIRNGTALLAGVVRCGRCGKRMYVRYTRTGRPSYVCSTLRSDYGLPLCQSTPAADIETWVAEQVLSALQPAALDASLTAAAAVEEQRRQLVRHWEQRIERARYEADRAGRQYHACEPENRLVARTLEQRWDELLREVARLEAEFDRVRRTQPRVLGEADRDRVRQLAEHVPAVWRASTTTPADRRQIVRLLIDTVVVTVDPTGDRAAIRVEWSGGAVQQQTVHRPVQGYRQQRDWPQLSARLIALHEQNRTPAEIATILQEAGFRPPKRATGFTAGMVRRLVDDLGVRPRVSRVPDEAGPLTEGEWWLHELARHLGVSPYTLHGWRTKGWLHARQVGGRGGPWAVWAGGTEVDRLRALKECPRVWANRDRLAALRVPTVRA encoded by the coding sequence ATGACCGCCACCCCGCGTGATCTCTCGCCTTCCCCCAAGGTCCGACCGTGGCACCTCGACCGCGGGGCGATCGTCTACGTCCGGCAATCCACCCCGCAACAGGTCGCCGACCACCAGGAATCGACGGCCCGACAGTATGCCCTCACCGATCGTGCGAGCGCGCTCGGTTGGACCCGTGAGCGGGTGACCGTCATCGACGACGACCTGGGCAAGAGCGGCCAGTCGATCGAGGGGCGGCCGGGGTTCCAGCGCTTGTTGGCCGAGGTCGCCCTCGATCGCATCGGCCTGATCCTCGGGCTCGAGATGAGTCGACGGGCCCGGTCGTGCAAGGACGGGCACCAACTGCTGGAGTTGTGCGCCCGGTTCCGCGTTCTGCTGGCCGACGCCGACGGCGTGTTCGATCCGACCGACCATTCGGATCGCCTCCTGCTCGGGTTGCACGGGATGATGAATGAGGCCGAACTGCACGTCCTCAAACAGCGGATGCACCAGGGGAAGTTGAATAAAGCCCGCCGGGGTGAGTTGATCGTGTCCGTCCCGGTCGGTTACCTCAAGCACCCGTCCGGGCAGGTCACCCTCGATCCCGACGAGCAGGCCCAGGGCGTCGTCCGGTTGATCTTTGACGAGTTCGACCGGCAGGGCACCGTCCACGGAATCCTTCGCCACCTGATCGCCCACGGGATCCGACTCCCGGTGCGCTCGACCGCCGGCGGGAGCGGCGGACCGTTGCAATGGCGGCCACCGGGCCGGGAGACGATCCGCCAGATCCTCCGCCACCCGATCTACGCGGGGGCGTACCGGTACGGGCACCGGCCGACCGACCCGCGGAGGCAGACGGCGGGACATCCCAAGAGTGGTCGGAACTCCGGCCTGGCGGCGGATGAGTGCCTCGTGTTCCTCAGGGATCGATTCCCGGCGTACATCAGTTGGGAGCGGTTCGAGGCGAACCAACTGCGGCTCGCGGCGAACCGATCGCGGGCGGGGTCGCCCGGGGCGATTCGGAACGGGACCGCCCTCCTGGCCGGGGTGGTACGGTGCGGGCGGTGCGGCAAGCGAATGTACGTCCGGTATACCCGGACGGGGCGACCGTCGTACGTGTGCAGCACCCTGCGGTCCGACTACGGGCTGCCCCTGTGCCAATCGACTCCGGCCGCGGACATCGAGACGTGGGTGGCCGAGCAGGTGCTGTCGGCGTTGCAACCGGCCGCCCTGGATGCGAGTCTGACGGCCGCGGCCGCCGTCGAGGAGCAACGCCGGCAACTGGTCCGGCACTGGGAGCAACGGATCGAGCGGGCGCGGTACGAGGCGGATCGGGCGGGACGCCAGTACCACGCCTGTGAGCCGGAGAACCGGCTGGTGGCCCGCACCCTGGAGCAGCGGTGGGACGAGTTACTCCGGGAGGTCGCGCGGCTGGAAGCGGAGTTCGATCGCGTCCGCCGAACCCAACCGCGCGTCCTGGGGGAGGCCGACCGGGACCGCGTCCGGCAGTTGGCCGAACATGTGCCGGCGGTGTGGCGGGCGTCGACCACGACACCGGCGGACCGGCGGCAGATCGTTCGACTCCTGATCGACACGGTCGTGGTGACGGTCGACCCGACCGGCGACCGGGCCGCGATTCGCGTCGAGTGGTCCGGTGGGGCCGTCCAGCAGCAGACGGTCCACCGCCCGGTGCAAGGATACCGGCAACAGCGGGATTGGCCGCAGTTGTCCGCCCGGTTGATCGCGCTCCACGAACAGAATCGGACGCCGGCCGAGATCGCCACCATTCTCCAGGAGGCCGGGTTCCGACCCCCGAAACGGGCGACCGGGTTTACGGCCGGAATGGTGCGGCGGTTAGTGGACGATCTGGGGGTGCGGCCGCGGGTGTCGCGAGTCCCCGACGAGGCAGGTCCGCTGACAGAAGGCGAGTGGTGGTTGCACGAGTTGGCTCGCCACCTGGGCGTGTCGCCGTACACCTTGCACGGGTGGCGGACGAAGGGATGGTTGCATGCCCGCCAAGTCGGCGGGCGGGGCGGCCCGTGGGCCGTGTGGGCGGGTGGCACGGAGGTCGACCGGTTGCGTGCGCTCAAGGAATGCCCGCGGGTCTGGGCCAATCGGGATCGGCTGGCGGCGTTGCGCGTGCCGACGGTACGTGCGTAA